The DNA segment TTGAGCGTGGCCTTGATGGCCGTTTCCAGATTGCGCAGATCATTCATGGCGTCAAATATACGAAACACATCCACACCGTTGGTGGCTGCCCGCTCTACGAATTTATCAACCACATCGTCTGCATAGTGTCTGTAGCCGAGGATATTTTGTCCCCGGAAAAGCATCTGCATGGGTGTTTTGGGCATAGCCGCCTTGAGCGTCCGGATACGCTCCCAGGGATCTTCCCCGAGATATCGGATACAGGCATCAAAGGTTGCCCCACCCCAGGTCTCCAAAGACCAATAGCCGACGTTATCCAACTTTTCGGCAATCGGCAGCATATCCTCGATACGCATTCGGGTTGCAAACAGGGACTGAGGTGCATCACGTAGCACGACATCAGTAATTCCAAGTGGTTTTTTTTCGCTCATAAACTAGCCGCCGTTGATTGGTAAACAGCCATAGAAGTTGTTAATTTTAAAAAAAGGGAACTTTACCAGATCTAACTGTGGGTAGCGCGATAACTGTTTATGGCAGCCGTAATGACCGCAACCAGATCACCTCGCACACCTTCCTGCCTCTGCCCCATGGTCACGGGATGAGATGATACCCTTTCAGGAACCCCTTGTCGCTCAGCAACAAACATTGCAAATTTTGACATCCCTTTCATGGCGAAAACCAGGATCAGAAGGAAGGTAAATACAATCCCCATTCCGATGGCCATGAGGTTGATGCCTGACATAAGCAAGTCTGATATTGGCATGGTAGATCTTAACTCTGTTACGAATGATTCCGCCTTTCTACGTTGGGTTCACTCCTCTTGTCAAGCAAGACTTAAATACCAAGTAAGGGTTATCGCCCTGTTTTTCATGAAAAAAAGCTTTTTTTATTTAGAATATTCATGGTTAATATTTAACACACTAATACTTAGAGCTTCAAGCGTTTGTAGTTACTATTACAAAAGAGTGAAAAATGGGCCATCTTTTTTGATACCATGCGCCTGAACAGATGTCACCTAAGCTGTATCTCAATGCCCTACTCCGATAGCACACAACACCAACCGCTGATCCTTGCCTCGAGTTCACCCTTTCGCCGTGAGCTATTGAGTCGACTTGGAGTCGAGTTCAGCAGTATGTCCCCCGATATCGTTGAGGATGTACAACCGGGTGAAGCACCGGAAAGTTTGGTGACCCGTCTGGCGGAGAGTAAAGCGAGGGAGGTTGCCAAGGATCATCCTAAAGCGCTAATCATCGGTTCTGATCAGGTGGCAGTCGTGGGTGGCATAGTCCAGGGAAAACCGGGAGATCATCAACAGGCTGTGGAACAATTGCTTCGTGCTTCCGGTCAGCGCGTCAGTTTTTTAACCGGCTTGTGTCTACTGAACAGTGAAACCGGGCATTTCCAGGTCTGCTGCGAACCCTTTCATGTCATATTTCGGGTCTTGCAGCAAAGGGAAATAGAGAACTATCTGTTAAAGGAGAAACCCTACAACTGCGCCGGTTCCTTCAAATCTGAAGGTTTGGGTATTTCTCTTTTTGAACGCCTGGAGGGTGAGGACCCGAATGCCTTGATCGGCCTGCCGCTGATACGGCTTATCGCCATGTTACGCAATGAAGGGGTCGATGTGCTGGCTGAGTAGCCCTTTACATGTTTTCAGAAGAGTACATCCTCGACTTTTTTCGTCTCTGCATCCAGTGATCCGTCGGCGCTAGCCCTCTCTAAACGGGAGAAGGCCTTGACGCTAGAACGATCCAGGCTGGCAAAAGGATGATTCGTTCCGTCATAGGACATAATATTCGCTACCTGAACCACATCGACATAGTCTACGGGTGCCTCACCAGGATCACGATCCAGATCTTCATGCTCCGCTGCCGCGTCGATGACATGTTGATCAAATTTCCACAGTTTTAAAATGCTGCCACCCAATTGAGTGTGTAATTTAAATAGAACCTTATCCAGGAACTCTGGATTGGCGATCATCTCAGGATAATTACACGCCTTGATCAATAAGGGGATTTGACCGATATCGTGCACCAGACCTGCGACAAGTGCGATATCCGCATCGAGACCGGATTGCTCCTTTGCAAGAATCGCCGCCTGAGCGCCTACTTTCACCGAATGAGCCCATAGCCTGTTCATGCGCCTCTCGATATCCTTTTCAGAGGTACGGAAAACCTCCTTCATTGATACCGCATAGACTGCGTTTTTCACCCGTTGAAAACCAATGCGTGTGATTGCCGGCTTAATCGAGGCGATAGTGTTCAAGCCCCGATAGAGAGGGCTATTGGCATACCGAATCAGTCTCGCGGTAAGGGCCGCATCCCGAGAAATCACCTTTTCCAAGTCATGGGCTGAACTGTCGCTGTCATTGATCACAACCAAGGCTTCGAGGGCTAATGCGGGCAGCGTGGGAAGATAAATCTTATTTGCGACCAGGTCTTCCCTAACCGAGTCCATAAATGGCTTTATGATGCTGTTCTCTCGATCCTTGTCACGAGCCTCTTTAACATCCTCGGGTTCTACCGGCGCACCATCTGAAAGATAAAAGACTGACTTTGTCATCTATTCCTGCATTGGCTCAAGGTTGTGTGATCAATTTGGGTATCGGCCAGATGGAAAATATCTCCAGGCCAAATTCAAGCTAGCTGAGGGTTAAGAGTGCGTCAAGGTTCACATTTATCCCGCTATTCCCGCACTCCCGTCAGCCATCCTGAACTCAGATATGGATTAACTTATGCCAATAACCCCATAAAGAATACCAGTTTTCTATTTTTTGACCCCGTTCCTAACCCTATTTCTCTCTGGCGAGTAGTCTAATTGATCTGCCCTGCTCAGGAAGAGGCCTTCCATCATACACCGGGATCGGGTGGTTACACGGATTCTGTCTGTTTCACAGAGAGAGAAACAACTTCAGGCAGATCCTTGAAACCGCGGGTGACGCAACTCTCATATTTTACATTTAGCAACATAGGATTAAAATTCATTTACTTTATTTTACAAGATATTGTAATACTTTTATAAAGTTTTACTTAAACTAGTGAGCACTAAAGTTTTTGTCTAAATAGTCGAAGCTAAAGGTAGATACCACCACTTACCCATGCTTAAGCAACAAGAACCAGACGGAATGGCAGAACAGGCTCTGACAAGCTTCTCTCATCACGCCAGTGATAGGCCGAGTGTGCTTATTGCTGACGACTCCCGTGTTGTCAGGGTATCGTTGAAGAACATTATTAAGAACGAATGTCAGATCATCGAGGCGGAAAATGGCCAGGAGGCATGGGACATCCTCTGTGAGACACCATCAATCGCGTTGGTCTTCAGCGATCTTTCAATGCCAAAACTCGATGGCAGAAGCCTATTGAGCAAAATCAGGAATTCTGACTCCTCGCATATCGCGACAATGCCGTTCATCGTCGTCACCGGAAATGAGGAGAGTCCTGAGATCCGCCAGGAACTGACGCAACTAGGCGCGGATGATGTCATCTGCAAACCCTTCGACCCCTCGAGTATAAAGGATTATCTGACCACCCTGGTAAGCAGACAACAGGAAGAGGATATCGAGCACAGCGAAACAGATGACTCACAATTGCAAGAGATTGAGCCTCAAACTGACTTTATCGATGGCGTCGTCGATAAACAAAAATTTATGGAGTCGGCAAGTCGGGAACTGGCCTTTGCCATTCGCAATAAGAATGAACTCGCAGTAGCACTGGTTAAAATAGACCAGATCGATGAGATTACTGATCAATACAGCGACCCGGCAATTGAACATATTCTTTTAACCCTGGTAGAGATATTAAAACAGCACATTCATCCAGACGATACCATGGCCTATTTCGGCAAGGGTTCATTTGCTGTATTGCGTCCTGCCTCAAATGCCATTGGAACACGCTATCTCGGCAGAAGAATCCTCGAGGATCTCGCATCTAAACAATTTTATCTGGGTGAATCCGAACAGGTTGTCAGCGCCAGCATTGCCATCTCTGCACCTGACATTAAGCCCGGTACGCGTCTGATCGAGTTGATATCCCTGGCAGAAAGCCGCTTGAAGACAGCGATAGAGAATGGTGGTGACCAGGTTGTCGATAAAGGCAATGAGACCACGACTCCGGTCAACCTTGTTGGGGACACCTCGGAATTATCCACCAACTCTGCTCAATCCAGCGCTAGCCGTAATGCAAATAATCAGTCCTCTCTTACCCGAAGCACAACTGAGATTCATCGCCTCGCGGCTGAACAAGTTGCAGAGATCAAGGCCAAATATGGCAGTGATATTGATGGTGAGGATGATCCATCCAGTGAATTGATTGAACATCAACAGACGATTGAGCGGTTAACCAATGAAAATCGCCAATTGATTAACGAGATCGCTCACTGGAAAAAACAGTCCGCAGAAGCCGAGAACCTGCGTCGACAGTTATTTGAGATAGAAAGTCAGCAGCAGCACCTGCAATTAAAGCTCAGTGAGCTGCAGAATGAAAATTCAGCTATTCGTGAACGGACGGAGGACTTAGAGAGTGAAAACCAGAGCCTCATCCAACGTGCTCTGGCAATAGAGAGTGAAAACCAAAGCCTTGTCCAACGAGCCCAGGCGACAGAGAGTGAAAACCAAATCCTCACCCAACAGGCTCAAGTAATAGAGAATGAAAACCAGAACCTGATCCAGCGCGCCGAGACCGCAGAGAGTGAAAATCAAAGCCTTGCCCAGCGCGCCCAGGCACTTGAAAACGAAAACCATAATTTTAATCAAGTAGCTCAAACGGCAGAGAGTGAAACCAAGGACCTTATTCTAAGACTGCAAGAATTAGAGATTGAAAATCAGAACCTGATTGAAGAGTCCCTCGCCAGCCCGAATGGTGAGAATCATCAATTAATCGAGGAAGAGAATAAACGCCTCGAGAATCTGCTCTCTGACTTGACCGGCCGCGCCGAGAAGGCAGAGGTTGAGAATGCAAAATCCAACCAGTTGGTGAATAGTCTTAAGGATAATATTAAACTGTTAAACATGCAGCTCAATCAGATGCAGCAGCAACTTGATGAAGAAAAAAAGAAAAATCAGGTTACTGACAAATCTAACGTCCGAAACAGCGATAAAGACGGCAGTATTGTTGAAACGAAATCTCAAATACTATCAAACTCAGAAATATTCAGCGACTCACAAAAACCCGACATGTCTCTCAAAGCCATGCCGGATAGCGCACTTTATTCGGCACAGAGTGAGCCGCCCAGCGTGCATCTATTCCCTGATCAAGACCAGATAGATTCCAAACAACAGAGTAGAGTCAAACCTACTATCCCTCCGTTTCGCGTGGAACCTGAGCCCCTGCTATTCAAGAATGGCTTCCATCTATCCTCGCTCGCCATAGCCAGTTTAATATTTACAATTTTGCTTTCAGTTGGTGCTGTATATCTATATACAGTTTTCAATGACAGTCAGGCTATTGATGAGATCAGTATGAAAACCCCGGCCGATCAAAAGCAGGTGCAGATAAAGCCTGAAATCAAACCTAAGTCATCGAAACCCAAGCTAGTCACTAAAGAACCGGTTCGACAAACCACAGCGTCCGATATGACAACAGCGATACCCACAGTTGATGTTGAGAAAAGGCTAGAGAAGGAGCTGACGTTGCGTAGGATGGCGGAAGAGGAATTCAATCTCAAGGCACAGTAGGGATTGAGGTCTCACACCAGATTTCTCCCTCGAACCGTCACATTATCAAGCATCAAATACCATGACCTATAGACCGAACCGCTAAGCGCTTAGGTGAAAACTGTAATGTTTCATCCTGGCTATTCAGCCTCATCACCATACTCGAAAATCGTTGCATGCAACGGCCAACCCGATTCATCGACCACAAAAACAGTCCATTTACCTGTTTCATCCGGTTTTAGACTCTTTGCTGAATAGACACGCCAGCGAGGACCGCCTACCTTAAAGTCGACTTCACTGACAATCTGCCCAGCAAATTCCCAGCGATGGGTCACTGTTCGACCCTGCAGATGCCTCAGATCGGTGAAGAAAAAAACCCGCGTCGTCTGGGTGTCTAGCTTGACTACCTGATCAAGCGGCTCTCTGTCCACAATTGCAGTGGTAAACTGAGCCCTGGCTACATAGGCGTCAGGGACAGGCGACTCCTGCAACTCCTCAGCAGATAGATTTGTTACACCTGGTATCAGGAATAAGATTAGGAGCGTATTGGCAAACAGTGTAGTCGAACTCCTTTTTAAATATCCAAACATCATCTCCTCCGTTCCCAAAAATCATATCAATAATTAATCTCTGAATTAATCGTTGAGACCCTATTTTTTTAATACCCGTATCCATTGCCAGAAATTGAGTAATCCCGCCAACGAGGCAGATAGGTAGGTAAATGCAGCTGCCCTCAGGATTTTTTCCGCGCCTCGATACTGTTCCGGTTGTAAATATCCACTCCTCAATAGTGGCAATGCCTTTTTATAACTGGCATCGAGTTCCACAGGCAGTGTCGCCAACTGCAGGATCACATTTGATCCCATGACGAGAAAGGCTGCCATTGCACTTAGCAGCCCGGCAGAGGGAGCCCGAGTGACAATGGAGAGAATTGGTGCCGCAAAGAGTAGAAAAGAGCCAAGCCGTTGCGCCCCTATCGCGACCGATCCAAGACGGGTGCGCCACTGAAAGAGTGGTTCATCCGCTGCATCCTGTAAGGCATGACCGACTTCATGGGCTGCTATTGTAATGGCTGTAAGGGTTCTTCCCTCCAGCTTATCTTTTGACAACCGTACCGCTTTATCACCTGGATCATAATGATCACCAGATTCAGCTTTTTCGACCTGCACCTGGTGTAAACCGTAACGGTCCAACAGGTGCCTGGCTAAATTTCCCCCATTGCCAGGAAAATTCTCTTCCTGGTGACGATTGTATTTTGCCATTACATGCTGTACCCATAACTGAGGCCCCAAAATCACCAGCAGTAGAGTCCCAAGCAGCAATAAATAGATCATTTACCGAATATCTACTCATTAAAGCCACAACCACCACTTGGACAACAACCTCCAGCAGGACAAGCAGGTTCAGGGTCGGCACGGCTGGCACTACTGATAACAGCTGCGCCACCGATCAGTTTCCTCACCGGCTCGGATTCAGCTGTATCTCCGAGAGGTCTGTCGACCTTCTTGCATAGCGCACCCCAATTGCTGATCGTTTCATTCATTGGATGAAAGACCTCAACCTTCTCACCATTGGCATCACAATAGTAATCGTAGGTAGGCATAATTCTGTCTCCAGGTTGTTTCCTAATATCTCTATATATTACCTGATGTAGACACTTCCAGAAACGTACTTCAGACAAATGAAAAATTTATACCGCTATAGGAACAGAAAATAGAAAAGGCCACTGTGGTAGCCAGTGGCCTTTTCGTTTAACGTACAAGCTACCCCGCTTGAGATAACCTAATATGGCATTCCATA comes from the Candidatus Thiodiazotropha sp. CDECU1 genome and includes:
- a CDS encoding zinc ribbon domain-containing protein, which codes for MPTYDYYCDANGEKVEVFHPMNETISNWGALCKKVDRPLGDTAESEPVRKLIGGAAVISSASRADPEPACPAGGCCPSGGCGFNE
- a CDS encoding Maf family protein, translating into MPYSDSTQHQPLILASSSPFRRELLSRLGVEFSSMSPDIVEDVQPGEAPESLVTRLAESKAREVAKDHPKALIIGSDQVAVVGGIVQGKPGDHQQAVEQLLRASGQRVSFLTGLCLLNSETGHFQVCCEPFHVIFRVLQQREIENYLLKEKPYNCAGSFKSEGLGISLFERLEGEDPNALIGLPLIRLIAMLRNEGVDVLAE
- a CDS encoding response regulator — its product is MAEQALTSFSHHASDRPSVLIADDSRVVRVSLKNIIKNECQIIEAENGQEAWDILCETPSIALVFSDLSMPKLDGRSLLSKIRNSDSSHIATMPFIVVTGNEESPEIRQELTQLGADDVICKPFDPSSIKDYLTTLVSRQQEEDIEHSETDDSQLQEIEPQTDFIDGVVDKQKFMESASRELAFAIRNKNELAVALVKIDQIDEITDQYSDPAIEHILLTLVEILKQHIHPDDTMAYFGKGSFAVLRPASNAIGTRYLGRRILEDLASKQFYLGESEQVVSASIAISAPDIKPGTRLIELISLAESRLKTAIENGGDQVVDKGNETTTPVNLVGDTSELSTNSAQSSASRNANNQSSLTRSTTEIHRLAAEQVAEIKAKYGSDIDGEDDPSSELIEHQQTIERLTNENRQLINEIAHWKKQSAEAENLRRQLFEIESQQQHLQLKLSELQNENSAIRERTEDLESENQSLIQRALAIESENQSLVQRAQATESENQILTQQAQVIENENQNLIQRAETAESENQSLAQRAQALENENHNFNQVAQTAESETKDLILRLQELEIENQNLIEESLASPNGENHQLIEEENKRLENLLSDLTGRAEKAEVENAKSNQLVNSLKDNIKLLNMQLNQMQQQLDEEKKKNQVTDKSNVRNSDKDGSIVETKSQILSNSEIFSDSQKPDMSLKAMPDSALYSAQSEPPSVHLFPDQDQIDSKQQSRVKPTIPPFRVEPEPLLFKNGFHLSSLAIASLIFTILLSVGAVYLYTVFNDSQAIDEISMKTPADQKQVQIKPEIKPKSSKPKLVTKEPVRQTTASDMTTAIPTVDVEKRLEKELTLRRMAEEEFNLKAQ
- a CDS encoding HDOD domain-containing protein is translated as MTKSVFYLSDGAPVEPEDVKEARDKDRENSIIKPFMDSVREDLVANKIYLPTLPALALEALVVINDSDSSAHDLEKVISRDAALTARLIRYANSPLYRGLNTIASIKPAITRIGFQRVKNAVYAVSMKEVFRTSEKDIERRMNRLWAHSVKVGAQAAILAKEQSGLDADIALVAGLVHDIGQIPLLIKACNYPEMIANPEFLDKVLFKLHTQLGGSILKLWKFDQHVIDAAAEHEDLDRDPGEAPVDYVDVVQVANIMSYDGTNHPFASLDRSSVKAFSRLERASADGSLDAETKKVEDVLF
- a CDS encoding DUF2914 domain-containing protein, whose translation is MQESPVPDAYVARAQFTTAIVDREPLDQVVKLDTQTTRVFFFTDLRHLQGRTVTHRWEFAGQIVSEVDFKVGGPRWRVYSAKSLKPDETGKWTVFVVDESGWPLHATIFEYGDEAE
- a CDS encoding OadG family protein; amino-acid sequence: MPISDLLMSGINLMAIGMGIVFTFLLILVFAMKGMSKFAMFVAERQGVPERVSSHPVTMGQRQEGVRGDLVAVITAAINSYRATHS
- a CDS encoding zinc metallopeptidase, whose protein sequence is MIYLLLLGTLLLVILGPQLWVQHVMAKYNRHQEENFPGNGGNLARHLLDRYGLHQVQVEKAESGDHYDPGDKAVRLSKDKLEGRTLTAITIAAHEVGHALQDAADEPLFQWRTRLGSVAIGAQRLGSFLLFAAPILSIVTRAPSAGLLSAMAAFLVMGSNVILQLATLPVELDASYKKALPLLRSGYLQPEQYRGAEKILRAAAFTYLSASLAGLLNFWQWIRVLKK